The following are from one region of the Actinomyces sp. oral taxon 897 genome:
- a CDS encoding sensor histidine kinase, with product MKVLTDKGVVLTGCLLVTVLRGPVDMVAVTWLLLAVIAAGTCAVVGRRSAVVVPASYLLLGGLTSASVAGAPLAFYDLVRAVPGSRPARLLAPVCGAALLVAGRRAGPRSFSLVAVVVVALSATLALRTVQEERARASLHAVRDDLQMRILALQAVNDRLLATQDHEVRAAVLGERTRIARDIHDGVGHVLTRLLLMVKALQVTHRDEEGLVADLAGLDSSLGEALDSMRRSVHALSDEGEDLPTTLSVLASRCGISQVGVDCALEQTPPAAVSRCVVAVVREALTNAARHGKATSAHVKVVDYPAFWQVTVDNDGILPRDEVLGTAGPNGGVVRGSRDLGPGATARLATGAGFPRTGMGLHSMAERVEALGGTLRVTLRPRFTVFVMIPKE from the coding sequence GTGAAGGTTCTGACGGACAAGGGCGTGGTCCTGACAGGCTGTCTCCTGGTGACAGTGCTCCGGGGGCCGGTGGACATGGTGGCCGTGACCTGGCTGCTCCTGGCCGTCATCGCCGCCGGGACGTGCGCGGTGGTGGGGCGGCGGTCGGCGGTCGTCGTCCCCGCCTCCTACCTGCTGCTGGGCGGTCTCACCTCGGCGTCGGTGGCCGGGGCGCCCCTGGCCTTCTACGACCTGGTGCGCGCGGTGCCGGGCTCCCGGCCCGCCCGCCTCCTGGCCCCGGTCTGCGGCGCCGCGCTCCTGGTGGCGGGGCGGCGGGCGGGGCCCCGGTCGTTCTCCCTCGTCGCCGTGGTCGTGGTGGCCCTGTCCGCCACCCTGGCCCTGCGCACCGTCCAGGAGGAGAGGGCGCGTGCCAGCCTGCACGCGGTCAGGGACGACCTGCAGATGAGGATCCTGGCCCTCCAGGCCGTCAACGACCGCCTCCTGGCGACCCAGGACCACGAGGTGCGTGCCGCCGTCCTGGGTGAGCGCACCCGGATCGCCCGCGACATCCACGACGGCGTCGGGCACGTCCTGACCCGCCTCCTGCTCATGGTCAAGGCCCTCCAGGTCACCCACCGGGACGAGGAGGGCCTCGTGGCCGACCTGGCGGGGCTGGACTCCTCGCTGGGCGAGGCGCTGGACTCCATGCGCCGTAGCGTCCACGCGCTGTCGGACGAGGGCGAGGACCTGCCTACCACCCTCAGCGTGCTGGCCTCCCGCTGCGGTATCAGCCAGGTCGGGGTCGACTGCGCCCTGGAGCAGACGCCCCCGGCTGCGGTCAGCCGCTGCGTGGTGGCCGTGGTACGTGAGGCGCTGACCAACGCCGCGCGGCACGGGAAGGCGACCTCGGCACACGTCAAGGTGGTCGACTACCCCGCGTTCTGGCAGGTCACGGTCGATAACGACGGTATCCTGCCGCGGGACGAGGTGCTCGGGACCGCCGGTCCGAACGGCGGCGTGGTACGGGGGAGCAGGGACCTGGGGCCTGGCGCCACGGCCCGCCTCGCCACAGGGGCCGGGTTCCCGCGCACCGGTATGGGGCTGCACTCCATGGCCGAGCGGGTCGAGGCCCTGGGTGGGACGCTGCGGGTCACCCTGCGTCCGCGGTTCACGGTCTTCGTCATGATCCCGAAGGAGTGA
- a CDS encoding DUF2974 domain-containing protein gives MSRTRNMLDYVRTELDTFDGRGFCTVDSLVLSWLAYTRLPADDPALAPALGWEGVRLADLYRAEYFATYYAGMWGEEPGLDLLAAVAASPRFRDVRVMGYVDATDPQAEKQFAAMTFRLTEDLSYVAFRGTDASLVGWKEDFNLAYRCPVPSQVEAAHYLADAAARVGGDLLVGGHSKGGNLAVYAAATAPRDASGRVTRIFSHDGPGFLAEFLATEDYRRVEGRVEKTLPQSSVVGMLLEQQEGYRVVRSNRAMIWQHDPFSWVVEGCDLVTLDGLTADARYLNRTVSAWLGSRTVEERERFIDTLYSVIDLGDVSTTHELRADWRRSIHVRARAFAELDAETRSFVTQTLTALVSLGVRVVPDLLVEDLQRVRSGTSAAALGA, from the coding sequence GTGAGCCGTACACGGAACATGCTCGACTACGTGCGTACCGAGCTCGACACCTTTGACGGGCGCGGTTTCTGTACCGTTGACAGCCTCGTCCTGTCCTGGCTGGCCTACACCCGCCTCCCGGCCGACGACCCCGCCCTGGCCCCGGCCCTCGGGTGGGAGGGGGTACGCCTGGCCGACCTGTACCGTGCCGAGTACTTTGCCACCTATTACGCCGGCATGTGGGGCGAGGAGCCGGGCCTGGACCTGCTCGCCGCCGTGGCCGCCAGCCCCCGGTTCCGGGACGTACGGGTCATGGGCTACGTGGACGCCACCGACCCCCAGGCCGAGAAGCAGTTCGCGGCCATGACCTTCCGGCTCACCGAGGACCTGTCCTACGTCGCCTTCCGGGGCACGGACGCCTCCCTCGTGGGCTGGAAGGAAGACTTCAACCTCGCCTACCGCTGCCCCGTGCCCTCCCAGGTCGAGGCGGCTCACTACCTCGCCGACGCCGCCGCCCGGGTCGGTGGCGACCTGCTGGTCGGCGGCCACTCCAAGGGCGGCAACCTCGCCGTCTACGCGGCGGCGACGGCTCCGCGTGACGCCAGCGGCCGCGTGACGCGGATCTTCTCCCACGACGGGCCCGGCTTCCTCGCGGAGTTCCTCGCCACGGAGGACTACCGCCGGGTGGAGGGCCGGGTCGAGAAGACGCTTCCCCAGTCCTCGGTGGTCGGGATGCTGCTGGAGCAGCAGGAGGGGTACCGGGTGGTGCGCAGCAACCGTGCCATGATCTGGCAGCACGACCCCTTCTCCTGGGTGGTGGAGGGCTGCGACCTGGTGACCCTCGACGGCCTGACGGCGGACGCCCGCTACCTCAACCGCACCGTAAGCGCCTGGCTGGGCAGCCGCACGGTTGAGGAACGTGAGCGTTTTATCGACACCCTCTACTCGGTGATCGACCTCGGGGACGTGTCGACGACCCACGAGCTGCGGGCGGACTGGCGTCGCAGCATCCACGTGCGGGCCCGCGCCTTCGCGGAGCTCGACGCCGAGACGCGCTCCTTCGTCACCCAGACCCTGACGGCACTGGTGTCCCTGGGGGTGCGGGTCGTCCCGGACCTGCTCGTCGAGGACCTTCAACGGGTGCGCTCAGGCACCTCGGCGGCGGCTCTGGGGGCCTGA
- a CDS encoding GNAT family N-acetyltransferase, with protein sequence MNHQSRLAPPDQADNELVYLPMDESTAREIADGWKYPPPYDFYDMTADPDDYQEFITPALWPEFSLQVRRQGQLIGFLSGGVVDEGGFVEIGLGLRPDLTGRGLGRDFMRRNLDWIQQEYPDTEIRLSVASFNQRAIKVYEGSGFHVVRHFTQATNGGEYDFVEMKHVARTGV encoded by the coding sequence ATGAACCACCAGTCGCGTCTTGCGCCACCCGATCAGGCCGATAACGAGCTCGTGTACCTGCCGATGGACGAGTCGACCGCCAGGGAGATCGCGGACGGGTGGAAGTATCCGCCGCCCTACGATTTCTACGACATGACAGCGGACCCGGACGACTACCAAGAGTTTATCACCCCCGCGCTGTGGCCGGAGTTCTCTCTCCAGGTGCGGCGGCAAGGACAGCTGATCGGATTTCTTTCCGGTGGCGTCGTAGACGAGGGCGGTTTTGTGGAGATCGGGCTGGGGCTGCGTCCAGACCTTACTGGCCGCGGCCTGGGGCGCGACTTCATGAGGCGCAATCTGGATTGGATCCAACAGGAGTACCCGGACACGGAGATCCGCCTCTCGGTCGCGTCATTCAACCAGCGAGCAATCAAGGTGTACGAGGGCAGCGGGTTCCACGTCGTGCGCCACTTCACGCAAGCGACCAATGGCGGCGAATACGACTTCGTCGAGATGAAGCACGTCGCCCGAACCGGCGTCTGA
- a CDS encoding ABC transporter permease: protein MSTFRTSLRIVAAHRVIILVYLLTLSMFGLLMGLSVTDTADEVVDTHATVAVVDRDGSEVSRGVTRYLGSVGEARPLKDSRQALQDATAQNRISYILIIPAGYGQSLQASARQGGKPPALETVVNYESAAGSLMDVRTTSYLEQVRTYLGAVTDDPARAVALADAAMEHTASAELVPQEATPLPRSLLVYAQFSLYPLTAFAIVAVSTLMTSLGRRAVRSRLSAAPVSGWERGRGLMGSCLVVGLAGWAWILCLGVAVFGRGYLVSAAPLLGVVAAALGAYTLVPVSLGFLLGQLGLKENAANVIANIGGLAMSFLGGAWISTDLMPAALVTVARFTPTYWANRAMTGASEVRSVSADTVLPLLTNCGVCALFAVAIFSVGLAVGRTRARSSL from the coding sequence ATGAGCACCTTTAGGACGTCACTGCGGATCGTGGCGGCGCACCGGGTCATTATCCTGGTGTACCTGCTGACGCTGTCCATGTTCGGCCTGCTCATGGGGCTGTCCGTCACGGACACGGCCGACGAGGTGGTCGACACGCACGCCACCGTGGCGGTGGTCGACCGTGACGGCTCGGAGGTCTCCCGGGGCGTGACCCGCTACCTGGGGTCCGTCGGTGAGGCCCGGCCCCTAAAGGACTCCCGGCAGGCGCTGCAGGACGCCACCGCCCAGAACCGCATCTCCTACATCCTCATTATCCCCGCCGGCTACGGGCAGTCCCTCCAGGCCTCCGCCCGCCAGGGCGGCAAGCCGCCGGCGCTGGAGACCGTCGTCAACTACGAGTCAGCGGCCGGCTCGCTCATGGACGTGCGCACCACCTCCTACCTGGAGCAGGTGCGCACCTACCTGGGGGCCGTCACCGACGACCCCGCCCGGGCCGTCGCCCTGGCCGACGCCGCCATGGAGCACACCGCGTCCGCCGAGCTGGTACCCCAGGAGGCCACGCCCCTGCCACGCAGCCTCCTGGTGTACGCCCAGTTCTCCCTCTACCCGCTCACGGCCTTCGCCATTGTGGCCGTCTCCACGCTCATGACGTCGCTGGGGCGCCGGGCCGTGCGCTCACGACTGTCCGCCGCACCCGTCAGCGGCTGGGAGCGCGGCCGGGGGCTCATGGGGTCCTGCCTGGTGGTGGGCCTGGCGGGGTGGGCCTGGATCCTCTGCCTGGGGGTGGCGGTCTTCGGCCGGGGGTACCTGGTCTCCGCGGCCCCGCTGCTGGGGGTGGTCGCGGCCGCGCTGGGCGCCTACACGCTGGTGCCGGTCTCGCTGGGCTTCCTCCTGGGCCAGCTGGGGCTGAAGGAGAACGCGGCGAACGTCATCGCCAATATCGGGGGCCTGGCCATGTCCTTCCTGGGTGGGGCGTGGATCTCGACCGACCTCATGCCCGCCGCCCTGGTCACTGTCGCCCGGTTCACCCCCACGTACTGGGCCAACAGGGCGATGACCGGCGCCTCCGAGGTGAGATCCGTCTCCGCCGACACCGTGCTGCCGCTGCTGACCAACTGCGGGGTGTGCGCCCTGTTCGCCGTGGCCATCTTCAGCGTGGGGCTGGCGGTGGGACGCACCCGGGCGCGTTCGTCACTGTGA
- a CDS encoding ABC transporter ATP-binding protein, whose protein sequence is MDGETAPDRDSAPDDAVVVDSLVKRYGELVAVDGLSLRIARGEVLGLLGPNGSGKTTTINCLLQLLTYDRGEISVFGERMTATSYDLKRRIGVVPQDVAVFDELTVAQNVDAFCALYVRDRARRRRLVKKAIAFVELEKFTGFKPGKLSGGLLRRLNIACGIAHAPELIILDEPTVAVDPQSRNAILEGIKRLNEQGATIIYTSHYMEEVEQLCHQIVIMDAGRRVASGTADELKQMIGVGERIRAEVIAPDVLDREVLEHVRRLEHVRTASYQAPELVVECSPGAHNLSDVLGMLTRAGITFGRITSEPPTLNDVFLEITGRALRDEAA, encoded by the coding sequence ATGGACGGTGAGACGGCACCCGACCGGGACTCGGCACCCGACGACGCGGTGGTGGTGGACTCCCTGGTCAAGCGCTACGGGGAGCTGGTCGCGGTCGACGGCCTGTCCCTGCGGATCGCCCGGGGGGAGGTGCTGGGCCTGCTGGGCCCCAACGGCTCGGGCAAGACGACGACCATCAACTGCCTGCTCCAGCTGCTGACCTACGACCGGGGCGAGATCAGCGTCTTCGGGGAGCGCATGACGGCGACCTCCTACGACCTCAAGCGCCGGATCGGCGTCGTGCCACAGGACGTGGCCGTCTTCGACGAGCTCACCGTGGCCCAGAACGTGGACGCCTTCTGCGCCCTGTACGTGCGTGACCGCGCCCGGCGACGCCGCCTGGTGAAGAAGGCGATCGCCTTCGTCGAGCTGGAGAAGTTCACGGGCTTCAAGCCGGGCAAGCTCTCCGGCGGCCTGCTGCGCCGGCTCAATATCGCCTGCGGCATCGCCCACGCCCCCGAGCTCATTATCCTCGACGAGCCCACGGTCGCCGTGGACCCCCAGAGCCGCAACGCGATCCTGGAGGGCATTAAGCGCCTTAACGAGCAGGGCGCCACCATTATCTACACCAGCCACTACATGGAGGAGGTCGAGCAGCTGTGCCACCAGATCGTCATTATGGACGCCGGACGGCGGGTCGCCTCCGGCACGGCCGACGAGCTCAAGCAGATGATCGGCGTCGGTGAGCGCATCCGGGCCGAGGTCATCGCCCCCGACGTGCTGGACAGGGAGGTCCTGGAGCACGTGCGCCGCCTGGAGCACGTGCGCACCGCCTCCTACCAGGCCCCCGAGCTGGTGGTCGAGTGCTCACCGGGGGCGCACAACCTCTCCGACGTGCTGGGGATGCTGACCCGGGCCGGGATCACCTTCGGGCGGATCACCTCCGAGCCCCCCACGCTCAACGACGTCTTCCTGGAGATCACCGGGCGGGCCCTGCGCGACGAGGCGGCCTGA
- a CDS encoding response regulator → MKVLIVDDDTFVAQSLATILSVEPDVEVVGLGASGPEAVEGYRRLRPDVLLLDVQMPGGDGLGAAETILNEDREARIVFLTTFADDEYIVRALRMGARGYLMKQDVARIAPALRSVMAGVCVLEGDVLERSAAMGLGRRPDRLPRSPVFSPLTEREYQVVEAVAQGLDNAEVADRLFMSAGTVRNHVSSILAKLGLRNRTQVAVLYYRSAQSG, encoded by the coding sequence ATGAAGGTCCTTATTGTCGACGACGACACCTTTGTGGCCCAGTCGCTGGCCACTATCCTGTCGGTGGAGCCCGACGTGGAGGTCGTGGGCCTGGGCGCCTCCGGCCCCGAGGCGGTGGAGGGGTACCGCCGGCTGCGCCCCGACGTCCTGCTCCTGGACGTCCAGATGCCCGGCGGCGACGGACTGGGCGCGGCCGAGACGATCCTCAACGAGGACCGGGAGGCGCGCATCGTCTTCCTGACCACCTTCGCCGACGACGAGTACATTGTCCGGGCACTGAGGATGGGGGCGCGCGGCTACCTCATGAAGCAGGACGTGGCCCGTATCGCCCCGGCGCTGCGCTCGGTCATGGCCGGCGTGTGCGTGCTGGAGGGGGACGTGCTCGAGCGCAGCGCGGCCATGGGCCTGGGGAGGCGTCCCGACCGGCTACCCAGGAGCCCTGTCTTCTCCCCGCTGACCGAGCGCGAGTACCAGGTGGTCGAGGCCGTGGCCCAGGGGCTGGACAACGCGGAGGTGGCGGACCGGCTCTTTATGAGCGCAGGGACGGTGCGCAACCACGTCAGCTCTATCCTGGCCAAGCTGGGGCTGCGCAACCGCACCCAGGTGGCGGTGCTGTACTACCGCTCCGCGCAGTCCGGCTGA
- a CDS encoding ABC transporter permease, translated as MLSVFTYQVLRLLHDKILLLWVVAFPVILSCLFMAMFSNLDESFQATPLNLGVVQDDAYHAAPGLDATIRTVSQEGERHLLSPTPYATADQAQEAARKGDTVGYLDVEDGSPVLHVTQEANTGSKGNTVRVLRAVLDSYTQTRAEYEVLAAAGAQAGPPGTGSVLTQRAQVTSSTVNPQVRYYFSLLAFACGMGTAVAMTAVQGVTATSSHLGTRLTLASLPRWRILVGTLAAAWVCVLICLLVAFAFIRLVVGVDFGPHTLLCLVAIGVSSLLSCAAGALLGTSRQMNTGIISGISCLLSLFTGLYGSGAQKLADAVEYNVPLLAQANPLWQSAHSFYGLLYYDSLAPFARNCAVMVGMTCLFLGLALVRMRRMSHEHL; from the coding sequence ATGCTCTCCGTCTTCACCTACCAGGTGCTCCGGCTCCTGCACGACAAGATCCTGCTGCTGTGGGTCGTGGCCTTCCCCGTCATCCTGTCGTGTCTCTTTATGGCCATGTTCTCCAACCTGGACGAGTCCTTCCAGGCCACACCCCTGAACCTGGGCGTGGTGCAGGACGACGCCTACCACGCCGCCCCCGGCCTGGACGCCACGATCAGGACGGTCTCCCAGGAGGGCGAGCGCCACCTGCTCAGCCCCACCCCCTACGCCACCGCGGACCAGGCCCAGGAGGCCGCCCGGAAGGGGGACACCGTCGGCTACCTCGACGTGGAGGACGGCAGCCCCGTCCTGCACGTGACCCAGGAGGCCAACACCGGCAGTAAGGGGAACACGGTCAGGGTGCTGCGCGCGGTCCTGGACTCCTACACCCAGACCCGGGCCGAGTACGAGGTCCTGGCCGCGGCCGGGGCGCAGGCCGGGCCGCCGGGCACCGGCAGCGTCCTCACCCAGCGGGCGCAGGTGACCTCGTCGACCGTCAATCCGCAGGTCCGCTACTACTTCTCGCTGCTGGCCTTCGCCTGCGGCATGGGCACCGCCGTGGCCATGACCGCGGTCCAGGGGGTCACGGCCACCTCCTCCCACCTGGGGACGCGCCTGACCCTGGCGAGCCTGCCCCGGTGGAGGATCCTGGTCGGCACGCTGGCCGCCGCGTGGGTCTGCGTCCTGATCTGCCTGCTCGTCGCCTTCGCCTTCATACGGCTGGTGGTCGGCGTGGACTTCGGGCCCCACACGCTGCTGTGCCTGGTGGCCATCGGGGTCTCCAGCCTCCTGTCCTGCGCGGCCGGGGCGCTGCTGGGGACCTCCCGGCAGATGAACACGGGCATTATCTCCGGTATCTCCTGCCTGCTGTCCCTGTTCACCGGCCTGTACGGGTCCGGGGCCCAGAAGCTGGCCGACGCCGTCGAGTACAACGTCCCCCTGCTGGCGCAGGCCAACCCGCTGTGGCAGTCCGCCCACAGCTTCTACGGGCTGCTCTACTACGACAGCCTCGCCCCCTTCGCCCGCAACTGCGCCGTGATGGTGGGCATGACCTGCCTGTTCCTGGGCCTGGCCCTGGTCCGTATGAGGAGGATGAGCCATGAGCACCTTTAG